From Xylanibacter oryzae DSM 17970, a single genomic window includes:
- a CDS encoding NAD kinase, with amino-acid sequence MSLRKLKFAIFGNIYQAKKSASVQTILSYLSEHKAEVYVEKAYYRFLTEIEHLKVDASGIFYNDDFNADFVISMGGDGTFLKAACHVGNKNIPILGVNMGRLGFLADVSPYEIERCLDALYSGEYTIEDRTVIKIETDGDQLECYDCALNDIAVLKRDNASMISIRVTINGEYLTTYEADGVIVSTPTGSTAYSLSNGGPILTPHSGVLSMTAVAPHSLNIRPIVIPDDSEICLAVESRSHNFLVAIDGSSEKCKEGTKLVIRKAPYNIKIVKRNGFSYYHTLREKLMWGADTRR; translated from the coding sequence ATGTCATTACGTAAATTGAAATTCGCCATTTTTGGTAATATATACCAAGCTAAGAAGTCGGCATCTGTACAGACCATCCTTTCTTATCTTTCAGAACATAAGGCAGAGGTTTATGTGGAGAAAGCATATTATCGTTTCTTGACAGAAATTGAACATCTTAAAGTAGATGCCAGTGGTATCTTTTACAATGACGATTTTAATGCTGATTTTGTTATTTCTATGGGTGGAGATGGAACATTCCTGAAGGCGGCCTGTCATGTAGGTAATAAAAATATACCAATTTTAGGCGTAAATATGGGCCGCCTTGGTTTTCTAGCCGATGTAAGCCCATATGAAATAGAACGGTGCCTAGATGCATTGTACAGCGGTGAATATACTATAGAAGACAGAACCGTTATTAAAATTGAAACAGATGGTGACCAGCTTGAGTGTTATGATTGTGCATTAAATGACATTGCCGTACTTAAGCGTGACAATGCTTCAATGATAAGTATTCGTGTAACAATTAATGGTGAATATCTTACAACATATGAAGCCGATGGAGTGATAGTAAGTACTCCTACAGGTTCTACAGCATATTCATTATCTAATGGAGGACCTATACTTACACCGCATTCTGGAGTATTGTCTATGACCGCAGTAGCACCGCATAGCCTTAATATACGCCCTATCGTAATACCTGATGATTCTGAAATATGTCTGGCCGTTGAGAGTCGCAGTCATAACTTTCTTGTTGCAATAGATGGAAGCTCTGAAAAATGTAAAGAGGGCACTAAACTTGTTATACGCAAGGCTCCATATAATATAAAGATAGTAAAGAGAAATGGTTTTAGTTATTATCATACACTACGCGAAAAGTTGATGTGGGGCGCAGATACAAGAAGATAA
- the coaW gene encoding type II pantothenate kinase produces MGIVIGIDVGISTTKIVGIENGNVISPIRITAADPVTSLYGAFGKYLYDNNIGLGDIEKVMLTGVGSAYIDSPIYGLPTGKAEEFIADGLGAEYESGLNRIIVVSMGTGTSFVRCEGDKIKHIGGIGIGGGTLQGLSRLLLQTGDINEVSDLATNGDISNINLLIGDISAKPLPGLPMDATASLFGKSASNAPREDIALGLIYMTLQSIGSSSILSALNSDVRDFVLIGNLTLLPLCKTVFPIMEKLYGVHFFIPKYSEFCTAIGAALYYLK; encoded by the coding sequence ATGGGCATCGTAATAGGAATAGATGTAGGTATTAGCACTACCAAAATTGTCGGAATAGAAAATGGCAATGTTATATCGCCAATAAGAATAACTGCGGCTGACCCTGTAACATCTTTATACGGAGCTTTTGGAAAATATCTATATGACAATAACATAGGATTAGGAGATATAGAAAAAGTTATGCTTACAGGTGTAGGGAGTGCTTATATTGACTCACCAATATACGGATTACCAACTGGAAAAGCAGAAGAATTTATTGCTGACGGACTGGGGGCAGAATACGAATCTGGATTAAATCGTATTATTGTTGTAAGCATGGGTACCGGGACATCTTTTGTAAGATGTGAAGGCGACAAGATTAAACATATAGGAGGTATCGGTATTGGCGGTGGAACACTTCAAGGACTATCAAGATTACTACTACAAACCGGAGATATAAATGAAGTATCTGATCTTGCGACAAACGGTGACATATCAAATATAAACCTGCTTATAGGTGATATAAGCGCAAAACCTTTACCCGGGCTTCCAATGGATGCAACGGCTTCTCTATTTGGAAAATCAGCTAGTAATGCACCGCGAGAAGACATCGCTTTAGGCCTTATATATATGACATTACAGTCTATCGGAAGCTCTTCAATATTATCAGCTCTTAACAGTGATGTAAGAGACTTTGTCTTAATAGGTAACCTTACATTGTTGCCTTTATGCAAAACTGTATTCCCAATAATGGAAAAGCTATATGGGGTACATTTTTTTATTCCTAAATATTCAGAATTTTGTACTGCAATTGGAGCTGCATTATATTATCTGAAATAG
- a CDS encoding ABC transporter ATP-binding protein, whose amino-acid sequence MNFNSLLGINNSKYSYPIIFKWLWRSFIGFRVNIFLNTVIGLLNVSVSLFTVWAVQHAIDVASGAILGSVYCAVGIIGILIFFNFIIDIASTWVKNLLGVRAQNLMRQRMLDRILCSEWCGREDIHSGDLLNRLEFDVNNVVTFLTETIPNTVSVIILFLGAFFYLLNMDTTLALIIVAITPLFILISKLYLGKMRGFIRKVRDSESRVQSILQETVQHKMLIKTLECNDLMVDKLKKTQSELSRNVVKRTIFSVFSNLVLNSGFELGYILAFLWGAIRMSHHTLTFGGMTAFLQLVNRIQGPARNLTKIIPAFVSVSIATERLIELEKPPLEKQGRRIQIKSPVGIRLHNISYMYNGCEPNVIDNLSFDFKPCSCTAVIGETGSGKTTLLHLILALLRPKEGKIELYGTDETFDNSPLLRCNFIYVPQGNTILSGTIRDNLRLGKFDATDNELAEVLHISCADFVFDLPFGLDTFCYEQGTRLSEGQAQRIAIARALLRNRSIMLLDEATSALDIKTERHLLHNIMSLQDKTIIFITHRKAVFDYCDQILDIK is encoded by the coding sequence ATGAATTTTAACTCTTTACTGGGAATAAATAATAGTAAATATTCATATCCAATTATATTCAAATGGCTTTGGCGGTCATTTATAGGATTTCGCGTCAATATTTTTCTTAATACTGTTATTGGATTATTGAATGTCTCAGTCAGTCTTTTTACTGTGTGGGCTGTACAGCATGCTATAGACGTTGCCTCGGGTGCTATATTAGGTTCTGTATATTGTGCAGTTGGCATTATCGGTATACTCATATTCTTTAATTTTATAATTGACATTGCTAGCACATGGGTGAAAAATCTATTGGGAGTTAGAGCTCAGAATCTTATGCGACAGCGAATGCTTGATCGTATATTATGTTCTGAGTGGTGTGGACGTGAAGACATTCATAGTGGTGATTTATTGAACAGATTAGAATTTGATGTCAATAATGTTGTTACGTTTCTTACAGAAACTATACCCAATACAGTATCGGTAATAATCTTATTTTTAGGTGCGTTCTTTTATCTGTTAAATATGGATACGACATTGGCTTTGATAATAGTGGCAATAACACCTTTATTTATACTTATAAGTAAATTGTATCTTGGTAAGATGCGTGGCTTTATTCGAAAAGTGCGTGATTCGGAAAGTAGAGTACAGAGCATTTTGCAGGAAACAGTACAACATAAAATGTTGATAAAAACATTGGAGTGTAATGATTTGATGGTTGACAAACTTAAAAAGACACAAAGTGAATTGAGCCGTAATGTTGTTAAACGTACCATATTTTCAGTTTTCTCAAATCTAGTGCTGAATTCTGGTTTTGAATTGGGTTATATTTTAGCTTTTTTATGGGGTGCAATTAGAATGAGCCATCATACATTGACATTTGGTGGAATGACGGCATTTTTACAATTGGTCAATAGAATTCAAGGACCGGCACGCAATCTTACCAAAATAATACCAGCTTTTGTCTCTGTATCCATAGCTACTGAAAGGTTGATTGAATTAGAGAAACCACCATTGGAAAAACAGGGTAGGCGTATTCAGATAAAATCACCAGTGGGCATCCGTCTTCATAATATATCATATATGTATAATGGCTGTGAACCGAATGTTATAGATAACTTATCTTTTGATTTTAAGCCATGTTCTTGTACTGCAGTTATTGGTGAAACGGGTTCGGGGAAGACTACCTTGTTACATCTTATTCTAGCCTTACTGCGACCAAAAGAAGGTAAAATAGAATTATATGGAACAGATGAAACTTTTGATAATAGTCCACTTTTACGTTGCAACTTTATTTATGTACCACAAGGCAATACAATATTAAGTGGAACCATTCGTGACAATCTTAGATTAGGAAAATTTGATGCGACTGACAATGAACTTGCGGAAGTCTTGCACATCTCTTGTGCCGACTTCGTTTTTGATTTGCCTTTTGGTTTAGATACATTTTGTTATGAACAAGGTACTAGGCTCAGTGAAGGTCAGGCGCAAAGAATAGCTATCGCTAGAGCCTTGTTGCGTAACCGCAGTATAATGCTTCTAGATGAGGCTACCAGTGCTCTAGATATAAAAACTGAACGCCATTTACTTCATAATATTATGTCATTACAAGATAAGACAATAATATTTATTACTCATCGCAAAGCTGTATTTGACTATTGTGATCAAATCTTAGATATTAAGTAA
- the recG gene encoding ATP-dependent DNA helicase RecG — protein sequence MLDILEQDIQFLSGVGPSRKKILNEELGINTFGDLLEYYPYKYVDRSKLYSISELSGDMPFVQIHGKILSFETFDMGPRKQRLIAHFSDGNGIAELVWFQGCKYITKHYKINTDYIVFGKPSVFNGRINIAHPDIDLASELQLNDMGMQPYYSLTEKMKKHGFTSRSIEKLTKSLITKISQSIDETIPPFITERLHLVSRDKALRDIHYPKTSHDLQRARLRLKFEELFYVQLNILRYASDHRRKYKGYVFEHVGDKFNQFYHDNLPFSLTGAQKRVMHEIRADVGSRKQMNRLLQGDVGSGKTLVALMSMLIAIDNNYQTCIMAPTEILAEQHLDTIKSFLDGIDVHVELLSGIIKGKKRNAVLQGLIDGSIDILIGTHAVIEDSVQFKHLGLVVVDEQHRFGVAQRAKLWNKSLNPPHVLVMTATPIPRTLAMTLYGDLDVSVIDELPPGRKPIETRHVFDNQMTSLYNGIRKQINEGRQVYIVFPLIKESEKSDLKNLEDGFEALKEIFPEFHLSKVHGKMKSKEKELEMQNFVKGNTQILVATTVIEVGVNVPNASVMIVINAERFGLSQLHQLRGRVGRGADQSFCILVTSYKLSSETRKRIDIMCDTNDGFEIAEADLKLRGPGDLEGTQQSGMAFDLKIADIAHDGQIVQLARNEAQTIIENDPLCQSDTYKMLWNRLAKLRKNNINWSAIS from the coding sequence ATGCTAGACATACTTGAACAGGACATACAATTTCTATCTGGCGTAGGACCTAGTCGCAAAAAGATACTAAATGAAGAATTAGGTATCAACACATTTGGCGACCTGCTAGAGTATTATCCTTATAAGTATGTTGACCGAAGCAAATTGTATAGTATAAGCGAATTAAGTGGCGATATGCCTTTTGTACAAATCCATGGAAAAATTCTAAGTTTTGAGACTTTCGATATGGGTCCACGCAAACAAAGGCTTATCGCTCATTTCTCTGATGGCAATGGAATAGCTGAACTTGTCTGGTTTCAGGGATGCAAATATATAACAAAACATTACAAGATAAACACAGATTATATCGTTTTTGGTAAACCTTCGGTATTTAATGGTCGTATCAATATAGCACACCCAGACATAGACCTAGCATCTGAACTGCAACTAAATGATATGGGAATGCAGCCATATTATTCATTGACTGAAAAAATGAAGAAGCACGGATTTACCAGCCGGTCTATTGAAAAACTAACAAAGAGCCTTATAACAAAGATCTCACAATCTATAGATGAGACTATACCTCCTTTCATTACAGAACGGTTGCATCTTGTTTCTAGAGACAAAGCATTAAGAGATATTCATTATCCTAAGACGTCTCATGACCTTCAAAGGGCAAGACTCAGGCTAAAGTTTGAAGAACTTTTTTATGTCCAACTTAATATTCTGAGATATGCCAGTGATCATAGACGTAAGTATAAAGGTTACGTTTTTGAGCATGTTGGAGATAAATTCAATCAGTTCTACCATGACAATCTTCCTTTTTCACTTACAGGTGCACAAAAACGTGTAATGCACGAGATACGTGCTGATGTTGGTAGTAGAAAACAAATGAATCGTCTACTACAAGGCGATGTTGGCAGTGGAAAGACTCTTGTTGCATTGATGTCAATGCTGATCGCCATCGACAATAATTATCAGACCTGTATTATGGCACCAACCGAAATTCTTGCCGAACAGCACCTTGATACTATTAAAAGTTTCCTTGATGGCATTGATGTTCATGTAGAACTACTTTCTGGTATTATAAAAGGTAAAAAACGTAATGCTGTACTGCAAGGACTAATAGATGGAAGTATTGACATACTGATTGGTACACATGCTGTAATTGAGGATTCAGTACAATTCAAACACCTGGGATTAGTAGTTGTAGATGAGCAGCATCGTTTTGGTGTAGCGCAACGAGCCAAGCTATGGAACAAAAGTTTAAATCCTCCGCATGTACTTGTAATGACTGCAACACCAATTCCACGAACATTAGCTATGACTCTTTATGGTGACCTAGATGTTAGTGTCATTGATGAACTGCCACCCGGTAGAAAACCTATTGAAACTCGCCACGTGTTCGATAACCAGATGACATCTTTATATAACGGTATAAGAAAACAAATAAACGAAGGAAGACAAGTATATATTGTATTCCCTCTTATAAAGGAGAGTGAAAAGAGTGACCTTAAAAATCTAGAAGATGGATTTGAAGCATTAAAAGAAATTTTCCCTGAATTTCATCTAAGTAAAGTACATGGAAAGATGAAATCAAAGGAAAAAGAATTAGAAATGCAAAATTTTGTTAAGGGGAATACACAAATTCTTGTAGCTACCACCGTTATAGAAGTAGGCGTAAATGTACCTAATGCATCAGTTATGATTGTAATAAATGCAGAGAGGTTCGGTCTATCACAATTACACCAATTAAGGGGACGTGTTGGTAGGGGTGCAGACCAGAGTTTTTGTATACTAGTTACCAGCTATAAGCTAAGTAGCGAAACACGCAAAAGGATTGATATAATGTGTGATACTAATGACGGTTTTGAAATAGCCGAAGCTGACCTGAAACTCCGTGGTCCAGGCGATTTAGAAGGTACACAACAAAGTGGAATGGCATTCGATCTAAAGATTGCAGATATAGCACACGACGGACAAATAGTGCAGCTAGCTAGAAACGAAGCACAGACTATAATAGAGAATGATCCACTATGCCAAAGCGACACCTACAAAATGCTCTGGAATAGGCTTGCAAAATTACGTAAAAACAATATAAACTGGTCTGCTATTTCATAG
- a CDS encoding peptidoglycan DD-metalloendopeptidase family protein has product MNLKKIRTLAIVTLMSISALPIVGQDLLARQAPVDRRMMAVDTFQLRKLISREQAQSTASDLYDDFSNKFAHHTTALPDSFKINLKDFCMPTPSRVITSNFGSRWGRMHKGLDVKVYIGDTIRAAFSGRIRVVRYEAAGYGNYVVIRHNNGLETIYGHLSKQLVSENEEVRAGEPIGLGGNTGRSTGSHLHFETRLCGVALNPALMFDFRNQDVTNDYYVFRKSSYERESLAANKERGKIGSGGYSSDEVIGTPNTGEPMESGFVRYHKVKSGETLYSIARKRGVSVDKICDLNHIGKDVRLRPGQIIRYS; this is encoded by the coding sequence ATGAATTTAAAGAAAATACGAACTTTAGCAATTGTCACATTAATGTCTATATCGGCTTTACCTATTGTCGGCCAAGATTTATTGGCACGTCAAGCTCCGGTAGACAGACGAATGATGGCAGTTGATACATTCCAATTAAGAAAACTTATATCTAGAGAGCAAGCACAGTCTACTGCCTCAGATTTATACGACGACTTCAGCAATAAATTTGCTCACCACACAACAGCATTACCAGATTCATTCAAAATAAACCTGAAAGATTTCTGTATGCCTACACCTAGCCGTGTCATAACATCAAATTTTGGTTCAAGATGGGGGCGTATGCATAAAGGACTTGACGTAAAAGTTTATATTGGCGATACAATCAGAGCTGCATTTAGTGGTAGAATACGTGTGGTAAGATACGAAGCTGCTGGCTATGGAAATTATGTGGTTATACGCCATAATAATGGATTAGAAACTATATACGGTCACCTTTCAAAACAATTAGTTAGTGAAAATGAAGAAGTAAGAGCTGGAGAACCTATTGGATTAGGAGGTAATACAGGCCGAAGTACGGGTTCTCACCTTCACTTTGAAACACGCCTTTGCGGAGTGGCCTTAAATCCAGCTTTAATGTTTGATTTCAGAAATCAAGATGTAACGAATGACTACTATGTTTTTAGAAAGAGTTCGTATGAAAGAGAATCTCTTGCGGCAAACAAGGAGCGTGGAAAAATTGGAAGTGGTGGTTACTCTAGCGATGAAGTCATCGGAACGCCTAATACAGGTGAACCGATGGAGAGTGGATTCGTACGCTACCATAAAGTTAAATCAGGAGAAACATTATACTCTATAGCACGAAAACGTGGCGTTTCGGTTGATAAAATATGCGACTTGAACCATATCGGTAAAGACGTACGCTTACGTCCTGGACAGATTATTAGATACTCTTAA
- a CDS encoding 2-C-methyl-D-erythritol 4-phosphate cytidylyltransferase: MNKDYIIIVAGGKGLRMGGDIPKQFLPIHGKPILMRTIEQFHKYNDNLNIILVLPSSQHDYWYQLCSKYGFDIPYDIADGGNTRFDSVKNGLNLIPDTAFGIVGVHDGVRPFVSLDVIERCYKSAHINDAVIPVIPVFETVRHLIGKTNETVSRSEYRLVQTPQTFNIQLLKKAYKQAFCDSFTDDASVVEHLGGKITLVDGNRENIKITTPFDLTIAEALLKD; the protein is encoded by the coding sequence ATGAATAAGGACTATATAATAATCGTTGCTGGAGGCAAAGGCCTGCGTATGGGTGGAGATATTCCGAAACAGTTTTTGCCTATTCACGGCAAACCTATATTAATGCGCACTATAGAACAGTTTCATAAGTATAATGATAATCTAAACATTATACTGGTATTGCCTTCTTCACAACACGATTATTGGTATCAGTTATGCAGTAAATACGGTTTTGATATCCCATATGATATTGCAGACGGAGGAAATACACGTTTTGATTCTGTCAAAAATGGGCTGAATCTCATACCCGATACAGCCTTTGGTATTGTTGGAGTACATGATGGAGTACGCCCTTTTGTATCTCTAGATGTTATTGAGAGGTGTTATAAATCAGCACATATTAATGATGCTGTCATTCCTGTAATACCTGTCTTTGAAACTGTACGTCATCTAATCGGTAAAACAAACGAGACTGTATCAAGAAGTGAATACAGACTTGTACAAACGCCACAGACATTCAATATACAATTATTAAAGAAGGCTTACAAACAGGCGTTTTGCGATTCATTTACAGATGATGCGTCTGTGGTAGAACATCTAGGTGGCAAAATTACTCTTGTAGACGGAAACCGCGAAAATATAAAGATAACAACGCCTTTCGACTTGACAATAGCAGAGGCTTTACTAAAAGATTAA
- a CDS encoding DJ-1 family glyoxalase III, which produces MAKVYEFLANGFEEIEGMAPVDILRRAGIDIKTVSISESKYIETSHGITVKADLMFEDTDLSDADLLMLPGGMPGSTNLNAHNGLKRALLKHNAEGRKIAAICAAPMVLGGLGLLKGKHATCSPGFEKYMEGAIYTHELCTVDGNITTGEGPAATLPYAYTILESFVGKEASETLQRKMQFAHLMGNE; this is translated from the coding sequence ATGGCAAAAGTATATGAATTTTTAGCTAATGGTTTTGAAGAAATAGAAGGCATGGCTCCTGTAGATATTCTGCGTCGTGCAGGTATTGATATAAAGACTGTAAGTATATCTGAAAGCAAATATATTGAGACATCGCATGGTATAACAGTCAAAGCAGACTTAATGTTTGAAGATACAGATCTAAGCGATGCTGATTTGCTTATGTTGCCTGGTGGCATGCCAGGATCTACTAATCTTAATGCTCATAATGGATTAAAAAGAGCTTTATTAAAGCACAATGCTGAAGGTAGAAAAATAGCAGCTATATGTGCCGCTCCAATGGTACTTGGAGGTCTTGGATTACTTAAAGGAAAGCATGCGACTTGTTCTCCTGGATTTGAAAAGTATATGGAAGGTGCTATATACACTCACGAGTTATGCACAGTTGATGGCAATATCACTACTGGAGAAGGACCTGCCGCTACCCTACCATATGCTTATACAATTTTGGAATCATTTGTTGGCAAAGAAGCTTCAGAAACGTTACAGAGAAAGATGCAATTTGCTCATCTCATGGGTAATGAATAA
- a CDS encoding pyridoxine 5'-phosphate synthase has translation MTKLSVNINKVATIRNARGGNNPDVLKVALDCEAFGAQGITVHPRPDERHIRYQDVRNIRPRVKTEFNIEGNPIDKYIELVLEVKPTQVTLVPDSDNQITSNHGWDTKKNINFLTDVIGRFKEAGIRTSIFVDPDVEMVDYAKKCGTDRIELYTEPYASEYIKNRDSAIAPFIEAAKEAKKLGLGLNAGHDLSLVNLGYFYQQIPWIDEVSIGHALICDALYMGLKDTIQKYLDCLK, from the coding sequence ATGACAAAATTAAGCGTAAACATTAACAAGGTAGCTACTATCCGCAATGCTCGTGGGGGTAATAATCCAGACGTATTGAAAGTAGCTTTGGATTGTGAGGCGTTTGGCGCTCAGGGAATAACTGTGCATCCACGTCCTGACGAAAGACATATACGCTATCAGGATGTTAGGAATATCCGTCCAAGAGTAAAAACAGAATTTAATATAGAAGGTAATCCTATTGACAAATATATAGAACTTGTGCTTGAAGTAAAGCCTACACAAGTTACATTAGTGCCCGATTCAGACAATCAGATTACGAGTAACCATGGTTGGGATACCAAGAAAAATATAAATTTCCTCACTGATGTAATAGGAAGATTCAAGGAAGCTGGAATAAGGACGTCTATTTTTGTCGATCCTGATGTAGAGATGGTTGATTATGCCAAAAAATGTGGTACCGACAGAATTGAATTGTATACTGAGCCGTACGCAAGCGAGTATATAAAAAATCGAGATTCTGCTATTGCACCTTTTATTGAAGCGGCGAAAGAGGCAAAAAAATTAGGACTTGGACTAAATGCCGGTCACGATTTAAGCCTGGTCAACCTAGGTTATTTCTATCAGCAGATTCCTTGGATAGATGAAGTAAGTATAGGGCATGCTTTAATATGTGACGCATTATACATGGGACTTAAAGACACTATTCAAAAATACCTAGATTGTTTAAAATAA